The Megalops cyprinoides isolate fMegCyp1 chromosome 10, fMegCyp1.pri, whole genome shotgun sequence genome window below encodes:
- the LOC118784508 gene encoding protein MTSS 1-like isoform X8 codes for MEAVIEKECSALGGLFQTVISDMKSSYPVWEDFISKAGKLQSQLRATVVAAAAFLDAFQKVADLATSTRGGTRDIGSALTRMCMRHRSIEAKLRQFSVAFIDCLINPLQDQIEEWKRGANMLDKDHAKEYKKARQEIKKKSSDTLKLQKKARKGRGDIQPQLDSAMQDVNDMYLLLEETEKQAVRKALVEERARFCAFVSMLRPVVDEEISMLGEITHLQTISDDLKALTMDPHKLPAASEQVILDLKGSECNWSYQTPPSSPSTTMSRKSSMCSSLNSVNSSDSRSSGSHTHSPSSHCRYRSSTLPMQAPARLSSISSHDSGFMSQDAFQSKSPSPMPTETVPQTPSSSASSDASETCQSVSECSSPASVSSGSAMGGAPAPSEKDWAKPGPYDQPMVNTLRRNKEKRQAADPSSTNTQAGSVPFTEDDPQRARSMAPSTTPRPEDMEAHEELALALALTRGLQLDMQRSSRDSLQCSSGYSTQTTTPCCSEDTIPSQVSDYDYFSVSGDQEVDQQDFDKSSTIPRNSDISQSYRKMFQAKRPASTAGLPSNAGPVIVTPGVATIRRTPSTKPSVRRAASGGGPIPIKTPVIPVKTPTVPDPPGGAVFGLAGTEEPEEPMSPESPSVGEEGEPMALLPAASWSGQASTNPPLLPTHLGGGDCDAGPPEDPEALLEETDSLDAQGDDMLLAIRRGVKLKKTMTNDRSAPRIA; via the exons GTGGCACTAGGGACATCGGCTCAGCCCTCACCAGGATGTGCATGCGACACAGGAGCATTGAGGCCAAGCTGCGGCAGTTCTCAGT GGCGTTCATTGACTGCCTGATCAACCCACTGCAGGATCAGATAGAGGAGTGGAAGAGAGGGGCCAACATGCTGGATAAAGACCACGCCAAAG AGTACAAGAAAGCCAGGCAAGAGATCAAGAAGAAATCGTCCGACACGCTGAAGCTGCAGAAGAAGGCCAGGAAAG GACGGGGGGACATCCAGCCGCAGCTGGACAGTGCCATGCAGGATGTGAATGACATGtatctgctgctggaggagacgGAGAAGCAGGCGGTGAGGAAGGCCCTGGTGGAGGAGAGGGCCCGCTTTTGCGCCTTTGTGTCCATGCTCCGGCCTGTCGTG GATGAAGAGATCTCCATGCTGGGAGAGATCACCCACCTGCAGACCATCTCTGATGACCTCAAAGCCCTGACCATGGACCCCCACAAACTCCCCGCTGCGAGCGAGCAG GTCATCCTCGATCTGAAAGGCTCAGAATGCAATTGGTCGTACCAGACTCCGCCTTCCTCTCCCAGCACCACCATGTCCAGGAAATCCAGTATGTGCAG CAGTCTGAACAGCGTAAACAGTAGCGACTCCCGGTCCAGCGGGTcgcacactcactctccctcctcacacTGTCGCTACCGCAGCTCCACCCTGCCGATGCAGGCCCCCGCCCGCCTCTCCAGCATTTCCTCCCACGACTCTGGCTTCATGTCACAGGATGCCTTCCAGTCCAAGTCCCCCTCGCCCATGCCCACGGAGACTGTCCCGCAG ACACCCTCTAGCTCAGCCTCTTCAGACGCCTCTGAGACCTGTCAATCTGTCAGCGAGTGCAGCTCCCCTGCCTCTGTCAGCTCCGGCTCGGCCATGGGTGGGGCCCCAGCCCCTTCCGAAAAG GACTGGGCGAAGCCAGGGCCTTATGACCAGCCCATGGTGAACACCCTGAGGAGGAACAAGGAGAAGCGGCAGGCAGCAGACCCCAGCAGCACCAACACACAGGCTGGCAGTGTTCCCTTCACTGAGGATGACCCCCAGAGGGCCAGGAGCATGGCCCCCTCCACTACGCCCAGG CCAGAGGACATGGAGGCCCATGAGGAGCTGgccctggccctggccctgACCCGCGGGCTGCAGCTGGACATGCAGCGCTCCAGCCGGGACTCcctgcagtgctccagcgggtACAGCACCCAGAccaccaccccctgctgctctGAGGACACCATCCCCTCCCAGG TGTCAGACTACGACTACTTCTCGGTCAGTGGGGACCAGGAAGTGGACCAGCAGGACTTTGACAAGTCCTCCACCATCCCACGCAACAGTGACATCAGCCAGTCCTACCGCAAGATGTTCCAGGCCAAGCGTCCAGCCTCCACGGCCGGCCTGCCGTCCAACGCAGGGCCTGTCATCGTCACCCCGGGCGTGGCCACCATCCGCCGCACGCCCTCCACCAAGCCCTCCGTGCGCCGGGCAGCCTCGGGTGGAGGGCCCATCCCCATCAAGACGCCCGTCATCCCGGTGAAGACACCCACGGTGCCCGACCCCCCCGGGGGCGCTGTTTTCGGGCTGGCAGGCACCGAGGAGCCCGAGGAGCCGATGAGTCCAGAGTCGCCCTCcgtgggggaggagggtgagCCGATGGCCCTCCTTCCGGCAGCATCCTGGAGCGGCCAGGCGTCCACCAACCCCCCCTTGCTGCCCACGCACCTGGGAGGCGGTGACTGCGATGCAGGCCCCCCCGAGGACCCCGAGGCCTTGCTGGAGGAGACGGACTCCCTCGATGCTCAAGGGGACGACATGCTCCTGGCCATCCGCCGGGGAGTCAAGCTGAAGAAGACCATGACCAACGACCGCTCTGCGCCCCGCATCGCATAA
- the LOC118784508 gene encoding protein MTSS 1-like isoform X7, producing the protein MEAVIEKECSALGGLFQTVISDMKSSYPVWEDFISKAGKLQSQLRATVVAAAAFLDAFQKVADLATSTRGGTRDIGSALTRMCMRHRSIEAKLRQFSVAFIDCLINPLQDQIEEWKRGANMLDKDHAKEYKKARQEIKKKSSDTLKLQKKARKADALGRGDIQPQLDSAMQDVNDMYLLLEETEKQAVRKALVEERARFCAFVSMLRPVVDEEISMLGEITHLQTISDDLKALTMDPHKLPAASEQVILDLKGSECNWSYQTPPSSPSTTMSRKSSMCSSLNSVNSSDSRSSGSHTHSPSSHCRYRSSTLPMQAPARLSSISSHDSGFMSQDAFQSKSPSPMPTETVPQTPSSSASSDASETCQSVSECSSPASVSSGSAMGGAPAPSEKDWAKPGPYDQPMVNTLRRNKEKRQAADPSSTNTQAGSVPFTEDDPQRARSMAPSTTPRPEDMEAHEELALALALTRGLQLDMQRSSRDSLQCSSGYSTQTTTPCCSEDTIPSQVSDYDYFSVSGDQEVDQQDFDKSSTIPRNSDISQSYRKMFQAKRPASTAGLPSNAGPVIVTPGVATIRRTPSTKPSVRRAASGGGPIPIKTPVIPVKTPTVPDPPGGAVFGLAGTEEPEEPMSPESPSVGEEGEPMALLPAASWSGQASTNPPLLPTHLGGGDCDAGPPEDPEALLEETDSLDAQGDDMLLAIRRGVKLKKTMTNDRSAPRIA; encoded by the exons GTGGCACTAGGGACATCGGCTCAGCCCTCACCAGGATGTGCATGCGACACAGGAGCATTGAGGCCAAGCTGCGGCAGTTCTCAGT GGCGTTCATTGACTGCCTGATCAACCCACTGCAGGATCAGATAGAGGAGTGGAAGAGAGGGGCCAACATGCTGGATAAAGACCACGCCAAAG AGTACAAGAAAGCCAGGCAAGAGATCAAGAAGAAATCGTCCGACACGCTGAAGCTGCAGAAGAAGGCCAGGAAAG CCGATGCCCTAG GACGGGGGGACATCCAGCCGCAGCTGGACAGTGCCATGCAGGATGTGAATGACATGtatctgctgctggaggagacgGAGAAGCAGGCGGTGAGGAAGGCCCTGGTGGAGGAGAGGGCCCGCTTTTGCGCCTTTGTGTCCATGCTCCGGCCTGTCGTG GATGAAGAGATCTCCATGCTGGGAGAGATCACCCACCTGCAGACCATCTCTGATGACCTCAAAGCCCTGACCATGGACCCCCACAAACTCCCCGCTGCGAGCGAGCAG GTCATCCTCGATCTGAAAGGCTCAGAATGCAATTGGTCGTACCAGACTCCGCCTTCCTCTCCCAGCACCACCATGTCCAGGAAATCCAGTATGTGCAG CAGTCTGAACAGCGTAAACAGTAGCGACTCCCGGTCCAGCGGGTcgcacactcactctccctcctcacacTGTCGCTACCGCAGCTCCACCCTGCCGATGCAGGCCCCCGCCCGCCTCTCCAGCATTTCCTCCCACGACTCTGGCTTCATGTCACAGGATGCCTTCCAGTCCAAGTCCCCCTCGCCCATGCCCACGGAGACTGTCCCGCAG ACACCCTCTAGCTCAGCCTCTTCAGACGCCTCTGAGACCTGTCAATCTGTCAGCGAGTGCAGCTCCCCTGCCTCTGTCAGCTCCGGCTCGGCCATGGGTGGGGCCCCAGCCCCTTCCGAAAAG GACTGGGCGAAGCCAGGGCCTTATGACCAGCCCATGGTGAACACCCTGAGGAGGAACAAGGAGAAGCGGCAGGCAGCAGACCCCAGCAGCACCAACACACAGGCTGGCAGTGTTCCCTTCACTGAGGATGACCCCCAGAGGGCCAGGAGCATGGCCCCCTCCACTACGCCCAGG CCAGAGGACATGGAGGCCCATGAGGAGCTGgccctggccctggccctgACCCGCGGGCTGCAGCTGGACATGCAGCGCTCCAGCCGGGACTCcctgcagtgctccagcgggtACAGCACCCAGAccaccaccccctgctgctctGAGGACACCATCCCCTCCCAGG TGTCAGACTACGACTACTTCTCGGTCAGTGGGGACCAGGAAGTGGACCAGCAGGACTTTGACAAGTCCTCCACCATCCCACGCAACAGTGACATCAGCCAGTCCTACCGCAAGATGTTCCAGGCCAAGCGTCCAGCCTCCACGGCCGGCCTGCCGTCCAACGCAGGGCCTGTCATCGTCACCCCGGGCGTGGCCACCATCCGCCGCACGCCCTCCACCAAGCCCTCCGTGCGCCGGGCAGCCTCGGGTGGAGGGCCCATCCCCATCAAGACGCCCGTCATCCCGGTGAAGACACCCACGGTGCCCGACCCCCCCGGGGGCGCTGTTTTCGGGCTGGCAGGCACCGAGGAGCCCGAGGAGCCGATGAGTCCAGAGTCGCCCTCcgtgggggaggagggtgagCCGATGGCCCTCCTTCCGGCAGCATCCTGGAGCGGCCAGGCGTCCACCAACCCCCCCTTGCTGCCCACGCACCTGGGAGGCGGTGACTGCGATGCAGGCCCCCCCGAGGACCCCGAGGCCTTGCTGGAGGAGACGGACTCCCTCGATGCTCAAGGGGACGACATGCTCCTGGCCATCCGCCGGGGAGTCAAGCTGAAGAAGACCATGACCAACGACCGCTCTGCGCCCCGCATCGCATAA
- the LOC118784508 gene encoding protein MTSS 1-like isoform X3, with product MEAVIEKECSALGGLFQTVISDMKSSYPVWEDFISKAGKLQSQLRATVVAAAAFLDAFQKVADLATSTRGGTRDIGSALTRMCMRHRSIEAKLRQFSVAFIDCLINPLQDQIEEWKRGANMLDKDHAKEYKKARQEIKKKSSDTLKLQKKARKADALGRGDIQPQLDSAMQDVNDMYLLLEETEKQAVRKALVEERARFCAFVSMLRPVVDEEISMLGEITHLQTISDDLKALTMDPHKLPAASEQVILDLKGSECNWSYQTPPSSPSTTMSRKSSMCSSTLPMQAPARLSSISSHDSGFMSQDAFQSKSPSPMPTETVPQTPSSSASSDASETCQSVSECSSPASVSSGSAMGGAPAPSEKLSNGYDHYGPAEPSYQAEAGSGGPFPFFPAPSSSSSSSSRAWSRPGSSLLPNFPHYCTLGPGMFPSSKVPSWKDWAKPGPYDQPMVNTLRRNKEKRQAADPSSTNTQAGSVPFTEDDPQRARSMAPSTTPRPEDMEAHEELALALALTRGLQLDMQRSSRDSLQCSSGYSTQTTTPCCSEDTIPSQVSDYDYFSVSGDQEVDQQDFDKSSTIPRNSDISQSYRKMFQAKRPASTAGLPSNAGPVIVTPGVATIRRTPSTKPSVRRAASGGGPIPIKTPVIPVKTPTVPDPPGGAVFGLAGTEEPEEPMSPESPSVGEEGEPMALLPAASWSGQASTNPPLLPTHLGGGDCDAGPPEDPEALLEETDSLDAQGDDMLLAIRRGVKLKKTMTNDRSAPRIA from the exons GTGGCACTAGGGACATCGGCTCAGCCCTCACCAGGATGTGCATGCGACACAGGAGCATTGAGGCCAAGCTGCGGCAGTTCTCAGT GGCGTTCATTGACTGCCTGATCAACCCACTGCAGGATCAGATAGAGGAGTGGAAGAGAGGGGCCAACATGCTGGATAAAGACCACGCCAAAG AGTACAAGAAAGCCAGGCAAGAGATCAAGAAGAAATCGTCCGACACGCTGAAGCTGCAGAAGAAGGCCAGGAAAG CCGATGCCCTAG GACGGGGGGACATCCAGCCGCAGCTGGACAGTGCCATGCAGGATGTGAATGACATGtatctgctgctggaggagacgGAGAAGCAGGCGGTGAGGAAGGCCCTGGTGGAGGAGAGGGCCCGCTTTTGCGCCTTTGTGTCCATGCTCCGGCCTGTCGTG GATGAAGAGATCTCCATGCTGGGAGAGATCACCCACCTGCAGACCATCTCTGATGACCTCAAAGCCCTGACCATGGACCCCCACAAACTCCCCGCTGCGAGCGAGCAG GTCATCCTCGATCTGAAAGGCTCAGAATGCAATTGGTCGTACCAGACTCCGCCTTCCTCTCCCAGCACCACCATGTCCAGGAAATCCAGTATGTGCAG CTCCACCCTGCCGATGCAGGCCCCCGCCCGCCTCTCCAGCATTTCCTCCCACGACTCTGGCTTCATGTCACAGGATGCCTTCCAGTCCAAGTCCCCCTCGCCCATGCCCACGGAGACTGTCCCGCAG ACACCCTCTAGCTCAGCCTCTTCAGACGCCTCTGAGACCTGTCAATCTGTCAGCGAGTGCAGCTCCCCTGCCTCTGTCAGCTCCGGCTCGGCCATGGGTGGGGCCCCAGCCCCTTCCGAAAAG TTGTCAAATGGGTACGATCACTATGGGCCTGCTGAGCCATCATACCAGGCAGAAGCGGGCTCCGGGGGGCCCTTCCCCTTCTTCCctgccccttcctcctcttcctcctcatcatcaAGGGCCTGGTCCCGGCCAGGCTCCAGCCTGCTGCCCAACTTCCCCCACTATTGCACCCTGGGGCCGGGCATGTTCCCCTCCTCCAAAGTGCCCAGCTGGAAg GACTGGGCGAAGCCAGGGCCTTATGACCAGCCCATGGTGAACACCCTGAGGAGGAACAAGGAGAAGCGGCAGGCAGCAGACCCCAGCAGCACCAACACACAGGCTGGCAGTGTTCCCTTCACTGAGGATGACCCCCAGAGGGCCAGGAGCATGGCCCCCTCCACTACGCCCAGG CCAGAGGACATGGAGGCCCATGAGGAGCTGgccctggccctggccctgACCCGCGGGCTGCAGCTGGACATGCAGCGCTCCAGCCGGGACTCcctgcagtgctccagcgggtACAGCACCCAGAccaccaccccctgctgctctGAGGACACCATCCCCTCCCAGG TGTCAGACTACGACTACTTCTCGGTCAGTGGGGACCAGGAAGTGGACCAGCAGGACTTTGACAAGTCCTCCACCATCCCACGCAACAGTGACATCAGCCAGTCCTACCGCAAGATGTTCCAGGCCAAGCGTCCAGCCTCCACGGCCGGCCTGCCGTCCAACGCAGGGCCTGTCATCGTCACCCCGGGCGTGGCCACCATCCGCCGCACGCCCTCCACCAAGCCCTCCGTGCGCCGGGCAGCCTCGGGTGGAGGGCCCATCCCCATCAAGACGCCCGTCATCCCGGTGAAGACACCCACGGTGCCCGACCCCCCCGGGGGCGCTGTTTTCGGGCTGGCAGGCACCGAGGAGCCCGAGGAGCCGATGAGTCCAGAGTCGCCCTCcgtgggggaggagggtgagCCGATGGCCCTCCTTCCGGCAGCATCCTGGAGCGGCCAGGCGTCCACCAACCCCCCCTTGCTGCCCACGCACCTGGGAGGCGGTGACTGCGATGCAGGCCCCCCCGAGGACCCCGAGGCCTTGCTGGAGGAGACGGACTCCCTCGATGCTCAAGGGGACGACATGCTCCTGGCCATCCGCCGGGGAGTCAAGCTGAAGAAGACCATGACCAACGACCGCTCTGCGCCCCGCATCGCATAA
- the LOC118784508 gene encoding protein MTSS 1-like isoform X2 — protein MEAVIEKECSALGGLFQTVISDMKSSYPVWEDFISKAGKLQSQLRATVVAAAAFLDAFQKVADLATSTRGGTRDIGSALTRMCMRHRSIEAKLRQFSVAFIDCLINPLQDQIEEWKRGANMLDKDHAKEYKKARQEIKKKSSDTLKLQKKARKGRGDIQPQLDSAMQDVNDMYLLLEETEKQAVRKALVEERARFCAFVSMLRPVVDEEISMLGEITHLQTISDDLKALTMDPHKLPAASEQVILDLKGSECNWSYQTPPSSPSTTMSRKSSMCSSLNSVNSSDSRSSGSHTHSPSSHCRYRSSTLPMQAPARLSSISSHDSGFMSQDAFQSKSPSPMPTETVPQTPSSSASSDASETCQSVSECSSPASVSSGSAMGGAPAPSEKLSNGYDHYGPAEPSYQAEAGSGGPFPFFPAPSSSSSSSSRAWSRPGSSLLPNFPHYCTLGPGMFPSSKVPSWKDWAKPGPYDQPMVNTLRRNKEKRQAADPSSTNTQAGSVPFTEDDPQRARSMAPSTTPRPEDMEAHEELALALALTRGLQLDMQRSSRDSLQCSSGYSTQTTTPCCSEDTIPSQVSDYDYFSVSGDQEVDQQDFDKSSTIPRNSDISQSYRKMFQAKRPASTAGLPSNAGPVIVTPGVATIRRTPSTKPSVRRAASGGGPIPIKTPVIPVKTPTVPDPPGGAVFGLAGTEEPEEPMSPESPSVGEEGEPMALLPAASWSGQASTNPPLLPTHLGGGDCDAGPPEDPEALLEETDSLDAQGDDMLLAIRRGVKLKKTMTNDRSAPRIA, from the exons GTGGCACTAGGGACATCGGCTCAGCCCTCACCAGGATGTGCATGCGACACAGGAGCATTGAGGCCAAGCTGCGGCAGTTCTCAGT GGCGTTCATTGACTGCCTGATCAACCCACTGCAGGATCAGATAGAGGAGTGGAAGAGAGGGGCCAACATGCTGGATAAAGACCACGCCAAAG AGTACAAGAAAGCCAGGCAAGAGATCAAGAAGAAATCGTCCGACACGCTGAAGCTGCAGAAGAAGGCCAGGAAAG GACGGGGGGACATCCAGCCGCAGCTGGACAGTGCCATGCAGGATGTGAATGACATGtatctgctgctggaggagacgGAGAAGCAGGCGGTGAGGAAGGCCCTGGTGGAGGAGAGGGCCCGCTTTTGCGCCTTTGTGTCCATGCTCCGGCCTGTCGTG GATGAAGAGATCTCCATGCTGGGAGAGATCACCCACCTGCAGACCATCTCTGATGACCTCAAAGCCCTGACCATGGACCCCCACAAACTCCCCGCTGCGAGCGAGCAG GTCATCCTCGATCTGAAAGGCTCAGAATGCAATTGGTCGTACCAGACTCCGCCTTCCTCTCCCAGCACCACCATGTCCAGGAAATCCAGTATGTGCAG CAGTCTGAACAGCGTAAACAGTAGCGACTCCCGGTCCAGCGGGTcgcacactcactctccctcctcacacTGTCGCTACCGCAGCTCCACCCTGCCGATGCAGGCCCCCGCCCGCCTCTCCAGCATTTCCTCCCACGACTCTGGCTTCATGTCACAGGATGCCTTCCAGTCCAAGTCCCCCTCGCCCATGCCCACGGAGACTGTCCCGCAG ACACCCTCTAGCTCAGCCTCTTCAGACGCCTCTGAGACCTGTCAATCTGTCAGCGAGTGCAGCTCCCCTGCCTCTGTCAGCTCCGGCTCGGCCATGGGTGGGGCCCCAGCCCCTTCCGAAAAG TTGTCAAATGGGTACGATCACTATGGGCCTGCTGAGCCATCATACCAGGCAGAAGCGGGCTCCGGGGGGCCCTTCCCCTTCTTCCctgccccttcctcctcttcctcctcatcatcaAGGGCCTGGTCCCGGCCAGGCTCCAGCCTGCTGCCCAACTTCCCCCACTATTGCACCCTGGGGCCGGGCATGTTCCCCTCCTCCAAAGTGCCCAGCTGGAAg GACTGGGCGAAGCCAGGGCCTTATGACCAGCCCATGGTGAACACCCTGAGGAGGAACAAGGAGAAGCGGCAGGCAGCAGACCCCAGCAGCACCAACACACAGGCTGGCAGTGTTCCCTTCACTGAGGATGACCCCCAGAGGGCCAGGAGCATGGCCCCCTCCACTACGCCCAGG CCAGAGGACATGGAGGCCCATGAGGAGCTGgccctggccctggccctgACCCGCGGGCTGCAGCTGGACATGCAGCGCTCCAGCCGGGACTCcctgcagtgctccagcgggtACAGCACCCAGAccaccaccccctgctgctctGAGGACACCATCCCCTCCCAGG TGTCAGACTACGACTACTTCTCGGTCAGTGGGGACCAGGAAGTGGACCAGCAGGACTTTGACAAGTCCTCCACCATCCCACGCAACAGTGACATCAGCCAGTCCTACCGCAAGATGTTCCAGGCCAAGCGTCCAGCCTCCACGGCCGGCCTGCCGTCCAACGCAGGGCCTGTCATCGTCACCCCGGGCGTGGCCACCATCCGCCGCACGCCCTCCACCAAGCCCTCCGTGCGCCGGGCAGCCTCGGGTGGAGGGCCCATCCCCATCAAGACGCCCGTCATCCCGGTGAAGACACCCACGGTGCCCGACCCCCCCGGGGGCGCTGTTTTCGGGCTGGCAGGCACCGAGGAGCCCGAGGAGCCGATGAGTCCAGAGTCGCCCTCcgtgggggaggagggtgagCCGATGGCCCTCCTTCCGGCAGCATCCTGGAGCGGCCAGGCGTCCACCAACCCCCCCTTGCTGCCCACGCACCTGGGAGGCGGTGACTGCGATGCAGGCCCCCCCGAGGACCCCGAGGCCTTGCTGGAGGAGACGGACTCCCTCGATGCTCAAGGGGACGACATGCTCCTGGCCATCCGCCGGGGAGTCAAGCTGAAGAAGACCATGACCAACGACCGCTCTGCGCCCCGCATCGCATAA
- the LOC118784508 gene encoding protein MTSS 1-like isoform X6: MEAVIEKECSALGGLFQTVISDMKSSYPVWEDFISKAGKLQSQLRATVVAAAAFLDAFQKVADLATSTRGGTRDIGSALTRMCMRHRSIEAKLRQFSVAFIDCLINPLQDQIEEWKRGANMLDKDHAKEYKKARQEIKKKSSDTLKLQKKARKGRGDIQPQLDSAMQDVNDMYLLLEETEKQAVRKALVEERARFCAFVSMLRPVVDEEISMLGEITHLQTISDDLKALTMDPHKLPAASEQVILDLKGSECNWSYQTPPSSPSTTMSRKSSMCSSLNSVNSSDSRSSGSHTHSPSSHCRYRSSTLPMQAPARLSSISSHDSGFMSQDAFQSKSPSPMPTETVPQLSNGYDHYGPAEPSYQAEAGSGGPFPFFPAPSSSSSSSSRAWSRPGSSLLPNFPHYCTLGPGMFPSSKVPSWKDWAKPGPYDQPMVNTLRRNKEKRQAADPSSTNTQAGSVPFTEDDPQRARSMAPSTTPRPEDMEAHEELALALALTRGLQLDMQRSSRDSLQCSSGYSTQTTTPCCSEDTIPSQVSDYDYFSVSGDQEVDQQDFDKSSTIPRNSDISQSYRKMFQAKRPASTAGLPSNAGPVIVTPGVATIRRTPSTKPSVRRAASGGGPIPIKTPVIPVKTPTVPDPPGGAVFGLAGTEEPEEPMSPESPSVGEEGEPMALLPAASWSGQASTNPPLLPTHLGGGDCDAGPPEDPEALLEETDSLDAQGDDMLLAIRRGVKLKKTMTNDRSAPRIA; this comes from the exons GTGGCACTAGGGACATCGGCTCAGCCCTCACCAGGATGTGCATGCGACACAGGAGCATTGAGGCCAAGCTGCGGCAGTTCTCAGT GGCGTTCATTGACTGCCTGATCAACCCACTGCAGGATCAGATAGAGGAGTGGAAGAGAGGGGCCAACATGCTGGATAAAGACCACGCCAAAG AGTACAAGAAAGCCAGGCAAGAGATCAAGAAGAAATCGTCCGACACGCTGAAGCTGCAGAAGAAGGCCAGGAAAG GACGGGGGGACATCCAGCCGCAGCTGGACAGTGCCATGCAGGATGTGAATGACATGtatctgctgctggaggagacgGAGAAGCAGGCGGTGAGGAAGGCCCTGGTGGAGGAGAGGGCCCGCTTTTGCGCCTTTGTGTCCATGCTCCGGCCTGTCGTG GATGAAGAGATCTCCATGCTGGGAGAGATCACCCACCTGCAGACCATCTCTGATGACCTCAAAGCCCTGACCATGGACCCCCACAAACTCCCCGCTGCGAGCGAGCAG GTCATCCTCGATCTGAAAGGCTCAGAATGCAATTGGTCGTACCAGACTCCGCCTTCCTCTCCCAGCACCACCATGTCCAGGAAATCCAGTATGTGCAG CAGTCTGAACAGCGTAAACAGTAGCGACTCCCGGTCCAGCGGGTcgcacactcactctccctcctcacacTGTCGCTACCGCAGCTCCACCCTGCCGATGCAGGCCCCCGCCCGCCTCTCCAGCATTTCCTCCCACGACTCTGGCTTCATGTCACAGGATGCCTTCCAGTCCAAGTCCCCCTCGCCCATGCCCACGGAGACTGTCCCGCAG TTGTCAAATGGGTACGATCACTATGGGCCTGCTGAGCCATCATACCAGGCAGAAGCGGGCTCCGGGGGGCCCTTCCCCTTCTTCCctgccccttcctcctcttcctcctcatcatcaAGGGCCTGGTCCCGGCCAGGCTCCAGCCTGCTGCCCAACTTCCCCCACTATTGCACCCTGGGGCCGGGCATGTTCCCCTCCTCCAAAGTGCCCAGCTGGAAg GACTGGGCGAAGCCAGGGCCTTATGACCAGCCCATGGTGAACACCCTGAGGAGGAACAAGGAGAAGCGGCAGGCAGCAGACCCCAGCAGCACCAACACACAGGCTGGCAGTGTTCCCTTCACTGAGGATGACCCCCAGAGGGCCAGGAGCATGGCCCCCTCCACTACGCCCAGG CCAGAGGACATGGAGGCCCATGAGGAGCTGgccctggccctggccctgACCCGCGGGCTGCAGCTGGACATGCAGCGCTCCAGCCGGGACTCcctgcagtgctccagcgggtACAGCACCCAGAccaccaccccctgctgctctGAGGACACCATCCCCTCCCAGG TGTCAGACTACGACTACTTCTCGGTCAGTGGGGACCAGGAAGTGGACCAGCAGGACTTTGACAAGTCCTCCACCATCCCACGCAACAGTGACATCAGCCAGTCCTACCGCAAGATGTTCCAGGCCAAGCGTCCAGCCTCCACGGCCGGCCTGCCGTCCAACGCAGGGCCTGTCATCGTCACCCCGGGCGTGGCCACCATCCGCCGCACGCCCTCCACCAAGCCCTCCGTGCGCCGGGCAGCCTCGGGTGGAGGGCCCATCCCCATCAAGACGCCCGTCATCCCGGTGAAGACACCCACGGTGCCCGACCCCCCCGGGGGCGCTGTTTTCGGGCTGGCAGGCACCGAGGAGCCCGAGGAGCCGATGAGTCCAGAGTCGCCCTCcgtgggggaggagggtgagCCGATGGCCCTCCTTCCGGCAGCATCCTGGAGCGGCCAGGCGTCCACCAACCCCCCCTTGCTGCCCACGCACCTGGGAGGCGGTGACTGCGATGCAGGCCCCCCCGAGGACCCCGAGGCCTTGCTGGAGGAGACGGACTCCCTCGATGCTCAAGGGGACGACATGCTCCTGGCCATCCGCCGGGGAGTCAAGCTGAAGAAGACCATGACCAACGACCGCTCTGCGCCCCGCATCGCATAA